A portion of the Oncorhynchus gorbuscha isolate QuinsamMale2020 ecotype Even-year linkage group LG19, OgorEven_v1.0, whole genome shotgun sequence genome contains these proteins:
- the LOC124004786 gene encoding A disintegrin and metalloproteinase with thrombospondin motifs 15-like isoform X1, whose product MTTFIGSLFIFMDVLLYAKLNYCIEIDFCVPVRLDHKHLERHTIRQTEERKNDQLVVFKITAFSQEFYLNLLPDSTFISPNIPPHSGSLASNSSAATDLSHCFYSGDVNADQESYAALSLCKGLQGAFSYQGMEYFINQLSNERARRTHVIRRRGRDRDSSGNSTTNRCGVGPGLTQSISGSFEKYKHMKGLEMDSLTETVLKSLGRSKRFASIPRFVEVLVVADESMAKFHGDDLKHYLLTLMSVAAKLYKHPSIMNYINIVVVGFMVINEAEKGPKVSTNAALTLRSFCSWQKHLNKYNDKHPEYWDTAVLFTKQDLCGATTCDTLGMADVGTMCDPKRSCSVIEDDGLPSAFTTAHELGHVFNMPHDNVNACKEVFGKLKDNHMMSPTLIQIDRANPWSVCSAAIITDFLDRGHGDCLLDQPQKLLALPESLPGTNYSLHRQCELAFGTGSKPCPYMQHCSKLWCTGKARGQLVCQTRHFPWADGTSCGNSKLCFRGVCTDKNNTNKTKVDGGWGTWGVYGSCSRTCGGGVQLAKRDCNNPVPEYGGKYCQGLRVKHRSCNLDACPEPDVYSYGSTLLISIQSIGKSFREEQCEAFNGFSLNTNRLSASVVWVPKYSGVSPKDKCKLICRANGTGYFYVLAPKVVDGTPCSPDTSAVCVQGKCIKAGCDGKLSSNKRYDKCGVCGGDNQRCKKVSGLFTKPIHGYNFVVMLPVGASNIDIRQRGYRGLVNDDNYLAVKNRHGKYLLNGNYVVSAVERDIIVKGSLLRYSGTTSAVEILQATRPLQEALTVEVLSVGKMTPPRVRYSFFLAREHHKEENILKKMERSHSQNSVLMDRNKVKLKESSHKSMPPNMWSTGAWEECTVTCGNGLQSRLVQCTDPEGKTATDCDSLQRPAATRVCGDPCPMWDIGQWSSCSKTCGRGFKRRPLRCTTQTGMHLPREHCSGMKKPQELDFCTAQLC is encoded by the exons ATGACTACGTTTATTGGCTCTCTGTTTATTTTTATGGATGTCCTATTATATGCAAAATTGAACTATTGCATCGAAATAGATTTTTGCGTACCTGTTCGATTAGACCATAAACATTTAGAAAGACATACTATTCGCCAGACGGAGGAGAGAAAGAATGACCAACTAGTTGTTTTTAAAATAACGGCATTCAGTCAAGAATTTTATCTCAACCTTTTACCGGATTCTACATTTATTTCGCCCAACATCCCTCCTCACAGCGGCTCCTTAGCATCAAATTCCTCTGCAGCCACAGACCTGAGCCACTGCTTCTACTCTGGCGATGTCAATGCAGACCAGGAATCGTATGCTGCACTGAGCCTCTGCAAAGGCTTACAAGGCGCCTTTTCTTACCAGGGCATGGAATATTTCATTAATCAGCTTTCGAACGAGAGGGCGAGAAGAACCCACGTCATACGCCGCCGGGGACGCGACCGGGACTCCAGCGGCAATTCCACCACGAACAGGTGTGGAGTAGGACCTGGTTTGACCCAAAGCATTTCAGGCTCTTTTGAGAAATATAAACACATGAAAGGACTGGAGATGGACAGCCTGACTGAAACTGTATTGAAGAGCTTGGGTAGATCAAAAAGGTTTGCCTCCATCCCTAGGTTTGTGGAGGTTCTTGTCGTGGCTGATGAGTCTATGGCCAAATTTCACGGGGATGACTTGAAACATTACCTGTTGACCCTGATGTCTGTTGCTGCGAAGCTGTACAAGCACCCCAGCATCATGAACTACATAAACATAGTGGTAGTGGGCTTCATGGTGATCAACGAAGCAGAGAAAGGACCCAAGGTTTCCACCAATGCTGCCCTCACTCTACGCAGTTTCTGTTCTTGGCAGAAACATTTAAACAAATACAATGATAAGCACCCTGAATATTGGGACACTGCAGTCCTATTCACCAAACAG GACTTGTGTGGAGCCACAACCTGTGACACCTTAGGCATGGCAGATGTGGGAACTATGTGTGATCCCAAGAGAAGCTGCTCTGTCATCGAGGATGACGGTCTCCCTTCAGCCTTCACCACTGCTCACGAACTGG GCCATGTCTTCAACATGCCCCATGACAATGTGAACGCCTGCAAGGAGGTGTTTGGGAAGCTCAAGGACAACCACATGATGTCCCCCACGCTGATCCAGATTGACCGTGCCAACCCCTGGTCTGTGTGCAGTGCAGCCATCATTACAGACTTCCTGGACAGAGGCCAcg GGGACTGTCTTCTGGATCAGCCCCAAAAACTGCTGGCTCTGCCTGAGAGCCTCCCAGGCACCAACTACAGCCTCCACCGCCAGTGTGAGCTGGCCTTCGGTACGGGCTCCAAGCCCTGTCCCTACATGCAGCACTGCTCCAAGCTGTGGTGCACGGGCAAGGCCAGAGGCCAGCTGGTCTGCCAGACACGTCATTTCCCCTGGGCCGATGGCACCAGCTGTGGCAACAGTAAGCTCTGCTTCCGAGGGGTGTGCACCGACAAGAACAATACCAATAAGACCAAG GTGGACGGTGGATGGGGGACGTGGGGTGTGTATGGGTCATGTTCCAGAACCTGTGGGGGAGGAGTTCAGCTGGCCAAAAGAGACTGTAACAACCCTGTTCCAGAATATGGGGGGAAATACTGCCAAGGACTCCGTGTGAAGCATCGCTCCTGCAATTTGGACGCCTGCCCAGAACCAG atgtGTACTCGTATGGATCCACGTTACTAATAAGCATACAATCCATAGGCAAAAGCTTCCGCGAGGAGCAGTGTGAGGCGTTCAACGGATTCAGCCTCAACACCAACAGGCTCTCAGCGTCTGTGGTGTGGGTCCCGAAATATTCTGGAGTGTCACCCAAGGACAAGTGCAAGCTCATCTGCAGAGCCAATGGAACAGGCTACTTCTATGTCCTTGCTCCAAAG GTTGTTGATGGAacaccctgttctcctgacacCTCTGCAGTGTGTGTCCAAGGGAAATGTATCAAGGCGGGCTGTGACGGCAAGCTCAGCTCCAATAAGAGGTATGAcaagtgtggtgtgtgtggaggggacaACCAAAGATGCAAGAAAGTGTCCGGATTGTTCACCAAACCCAT ACATGGCTACAACTTTGTGGTGATGTTGCCTGTGGGAGCGTCCAACATCGACATCCGGCAGCGTGGCTACAGAGGCTTGGTTAACGACGACAACTACCTAGCGGTGAAGAACCGACATGGCAAATACCTTCTGAATGGGAACTACGTGGTGTCAGCGGTGGAGCGGGACATCATTGTGAAGGGCAGCCTGCTGCGCTACAGCGGCACCACTAGTGCTGTGGAGATCCTCCAGGCCACCAGGCCTCTCCAGGAAGCCCTGACCGTAGAGGTCCTCTCGGTGGGGAAGATGACCCCTCCCCGGGTCCGCTATTCATTCTTCCTGGCCCGGGAGCACCATAAGGAGGAGAACATCCTGAAGAAAATGGAGAGGAGCCATTCGCAGAACAGCGTCCTGATGGACCGCAACAAGGTGAAGCTAAAGGAGTCGTCGCACAAGTCCATGCCCCCGAACATGTGGTCGACGGGGGCATGGGAAGAGTGCACCGTGACCTGTGGGAACGGGCTCCAGAGTAGACTGGTTCAGTGTACAGACCCAGAGGGCAAAACAGCCACGGACTGTGACAGCTTACAGAGGCCGGCTGCCACCAGGGTATGTGGGGACCCCTGTCCCATGTGGGACATAGGCCAGTGGTCGTCGTGCTCCAAGACATGTGGGAGGGGCTTCAAGCGGCGGCCGCTGCGTTGCACCACTCAGACTGGCATGCACCTACCCAGAGAGCACTGCTCTGGCATGAAGAAGCCACAGGAACTAGATTTCTGCACAGCGCAGCTGTGTTAG
- the LOC124004786 gene encoding A disintegrin and metalloproteinase with thrombospondin motifs 15-like isoform X2 encodes MTTFIGSLFIFMDVLLYAKLNYCIEIDFCVPVRLDHKHLERHTIRQTEERKNDQLVVFKITAFSQEFYLNLLPDSTFISPNIPPHSGSLASNSSAATDLSHCFYSGDVNADQESYAALSLCKGLQGAFSYQGMEYFINQLSNERARRTHVIRRRGRDRDSSGNSTTNRCGVGPGLTQSISGSFEKYKHMKGLEMDSLTETVLKSLGRSKRFASIPRFVEVLVVADESMAKFHGDDLKHYLLTLMSVAAKLYKHPSIMNYINIVVVGFMVINEAEKGPKVSTNAALTLRSFCSWQKHLNKYNDKHPEYWDTAVLFTKQDLCGATTCDTLGMADVGTMCDPKRSCSVIEDDGLPSAFTTAHELGHVFNMPHDNVNACKEVFGKLKDNHMMSPTLIQIDRANPWSVCSAAIITDFLDRGHGDCLLDQPQKLLALPESLPGTNYSLHRQCELAFGTGSKPCPYMQHCSKLWCTGKARGQLVCQTRHFPWADGTSCGNSKLCFRGVCTDKNNTNKTKVDGGWGTWGVYGSCSRTCGGGVQLAKRDCNNPVPEYGGKYCQGLRVKHRSCNLDACPEPGKSFREEQCEAFNGFSLNTNRLSASVVWVPKYSGVSPKDKCKLICRANGTGYFYVLAPKVVDGTPCSPDTSAVCVQGKCIKAGCDGKLSSNKRYDKCGVCGGDNQRCKKVSGLFTKPIHGYNFVVMLPVGASNIDIRQRGYRGLVNDDNYLAVKNRHGKYLLNGNYVVSAVERDIIVKGSLLRYSGTTSAVEILQATRPLQEALTVEVLSVGKMTPPRVRYSFFLAREHHKEENILKKMERSHSQNSVLMDRNKVKLKESSHKSMPPNMWSTGAWEECTVTCGNGLQSRLVQCTDPEGKTATDCDSLQRPAATRVCGDPCPMWDIGQWSSCSKTCGRGFKRRPLRCTTQTGMHLPREHCSGMKKPQELDFCTAQLC; translated from the exons ATGACTACGTTTATTGGCTCTCTGTTTATTTTTATGGATGTCCTATTATATGCAAAATTGAACTATTGCATCGAAATAGATTTTTGCGTACCTGTTCGATTAGACCATAAACATTTAGAAAGACATACTATTCGCCAGACGGAGGAGAGAAAGAATGACCAACTAGTTGTTTTTAAAATAACGGCATTCAGTCAAGAATTTTATCTCAACCTTTTACCGGATTCTACATTTATTTCGCCCAACATCCCTCCTCACAGCGGCTCCTTAGCATCAAATTCCTCTGCAGCCACAGACCTGAGCCACTGCTTCTACTCTGGCGATGTCAATGCAGACCAGGAATCGTATGCTGCACTGAGCCTCTGCAAAGGCTTACAAGGCGCCTTTTCTTACCAGGGCATGGAATATTTCATTAATCAGCTTTCGAACGAGAGGGCGAGAAGAACCCACGTCATACGCCGCCGGGGACGCGACCGGGACTCCAGCGGCAATTCCACCACGAACAGGTGTGGAGTAGGACCTGGTTTGACCCAAAGCATTTCAGGCTCTTTTGAGAAATATAAACACATGAAAGGACTGGAGATGGACAGCCTGACTGAAACTGTATTGAAGAGCTTGGGTAGATCAAAAAGGTTTGCCTCCATCCCTAGGTTTGTGGAGGTTCTTGTCGTGGCTGATGAGTCTATGGCCAAATTTCACGGGGATGACTTGAAACATTACCTGTTGACCCTGATGTCTGTTGCTGCGAAGCTGTACAAGCACCCCAGCATCATGAACTACATAAACATAGTGGTAGTGGGCTTCATGGTGATCAACGAAGCAGAGAAAGGACCCAAGGTTTCCACCAATGCTGCCCTCACTCTACGCAGTTTCTGTTCTTGGCAGAAACATTTAAACAAATACAATGATAAGCACCCTGAATATTGGGACACTGCAGTCCTATTCACCAAACAG GACTTGTGTGGAGCCACAACCTGTGACACCTTAGGCATGGCAGATGTGGGAACTATGTGTGATCCCAAGAGAAGCTGCTCTGTCATCGAGGATGACGGTCTCCCTTCAGCCTTCACCACTGCTCACGAACTGG GCCATGTCTTCAACATGCCCCATGACAATGTGAACGCCTGCAAGGAGGTGTTTGGGAAGCTCAAGGACAACCACATGATGTCCCCCACGCTGATCCAGATTGACCGTGCCAACCCCTGGTCTGTGTGCAGTGCAGCCATCATTACAGACTTCCTGGACAGAGGCCAcg GGGACTGTCTTCTGGATCAGCCCCAAAAACTGCTGGCTCTGCCTGAGAGCCTCCCAGGCACCAACTACAGCCTCCACCGCCAGTGTGAGCTGGCCTTCGGTACGGGCTCCAAGCCCTGTCCCTACATGCAGCACTGCTCCAAGCTGTGGTGCACGGGCAAGGCCAGAGGCCAGCTGGTCTGCCAGACACGTCATTTCCCCTGGGCCGATGGCACCAGCTGTGGCAACAGTAAGCTCTGCTTCCGAGGGGTGTGCACCGACAAGAACAATACCAATAAGACCAAG GTGGACGGTGGATGGGGGACGTGGGGTGTGTATGGGTCATGTTCCAGAACCTGTGGGGGAGGAGTTCAGCTGGCCAAAAGAGACTGTAACAACCCTGTTCCAGAATATGGGGGGAAATACTGCCAAGGACTCCGTGTGAAGCATCGCTCCTGCAATTTGGACGCCTGCCCAGAACCAG GCAAAAGCTTCCGCGAGGAGCAGTGTGAGGCGTTCAACGGATTCAGCCTCAACACCAACAGGCTCTCAGCGTCTGTGGTGTGGGTCCCGAAATATTCTGGAGTGTCACCCAAGGACAAGTGCAAGCTCATCTGCAGAGCCAATGGAACAGGCTACTTCTATGTCCTTGCTCCAAAG GTTGTTGATGGAacaccctgttctcctgacacCTCTGCAGTGTGTGTCCAAGGGAAATGTATCAAGGCGGGCTGTGACGGCAAGCTCAGCTCCAATAAGAGGTATGAcaagtgtggtgtgtgtggaggggacaACCAAAGATGCAAGAAAGTGTCCGGATTGTTCACCAAACCCAT ACATGGCTACAACTTTGTGGTGATGTTGCCTGTGGGAGCGTCCAACATCGACATCCGGCAGCGTGGCTACAGAGGCTTGGTTAACGACGACAACTACCTAGCGGTGAAGAACCGACATGGCAAATACCTTCTGAATGGGAACTACGTGGTGTCAGCGGTGGAGCGGGACATCATTGTGAAGGGCAGCCTGCTGCGCTACAGCGGCACCACTAGTGCTGTGGAGATCCTCCAGGCCACCAGGCCTCTCCAGGAAGCCCTGACCGTAGAGGTCCTCTCGGTGGGGAAGATGACCCCTCCCCGGGTCCGCTATTCATTCTTCCTGGCCCGGGAGCACCATAAGGAGGAGAACATCCTGAAGAAAATGGAGAGGAGCCATTCGCAGAACAGCGTCCTGATGGACCGCAACAAGGTGAAGCTAAAGGAGTCGTCGCACAAGTCCATGCCCCCGAACATGTGGTCGACGGGGGCATGGGAAGAGTGCACCGTGACCTGTGGGAACGGGCTCCAGAGTAGACTGGTTCAGTGTACAGACCCAGAGGGCAAAACAGCCACGGACTGTGACAGCTTACAGAGGCCGGCTGCCACCAGGGTATGTGGGGACCCCTGTCCCATGTGGGACATAGGCCAGTGGTCGTCGTGCTCCAAGACATGTGGGAGGGGCTTCAAGCGGCGGCCGCTGCGTTGCACCACTCAGACTGGCATGCACCTACCCAGAGAGCACTGCTCTGGCATGAAGAAGCCACAGGAACTAGATTTCTGCACAGCGCAGCTGTGTTAG
- the LOC124004787 gene encoding A disintegrin and metalloproteinase with thrombospondin motifs 8-like, which produces MCSNRCFVLLVLCVIDKSLSKLFDSEEIVPVRLNGRSSGRFWKRSEEQPRFRLSAFGRDFTLNLNPDNSFLSTTLTIQRIKANDLHTLRSASGAHGRETSETETDFHNLINKTEEMERHLRSCFYSGTVNSNQDSVVAVSLCYGILGSFVTDGDEYLIEPKVLGSGRRERSTEQLHCIKRTTPTEAPHDTQTAFDQLSEESRVKADMNSFIHDEKDPERQLRGKRFVSAPRFIETLVVADSSMTHFYGDEIQHYILTLVSMAAQLYKHPSIKNSVHMVVVKMVVVEDEEVGPSLSNNGGVALRNFCAWQQQFNPASQRHPEHYDTALLFTREDICGHQSCDTLGVADVGTACDPKRSCSVIEDNGLQAAFTAAHELGHVLSMPHDDSKNCERMFGNLGGHHMMAPLFIHLNKTFPWSPCSALYITEFFDNGHGDCLLDPPESILPLPSELPGTTYSLDRQCQQMFGEEFVHCPNTSDSDVCSQLWCREEGKPHCTTNNGSLHWADGTTCATNRSCLHGACMAAHEVMQPKVVVDGGWGAWGPWQQCSRTCGGGVEFSYRECTDPVPQKGGKYCEGQRVQYQSCNPQTCEENGKSFREEQCEKYNSFNYLDILGNMKQWIPKYAGVSPRDRCKLFCRAKGSSEFKVFEAKVIDGTTCGPDTTSLCVQGQCVKAGCDQEIGSNKRLDKCGLCGGDGLSCRKITGSYNKVTYGYSDIVTIPVGATNIDIKQRSHRNITHDGNYLAVKRESGGYILNGNFSVSTVEQDIPVLGAVLKYSGSSTTLERIQSFRQLREAITIQLLATAGEAFPPKVKYTFFIPKDVSFTKSKEKKASLHMIQAFGVPQWHLGKWSECSKSCSSGWSRRNVECRDNAGFHSNTCDKDLKPTDIRPCADLPCPIWQMGPWSSCSRTCGQGERRRSVVCIDYTGKTVESEKCDANKQPAPVSGECVYQEC; this is translated from the exons ATGTGTTCAAATAGGTGTTTCGTTTTACTAGTCCTGTGCGTAATCGACAAATCACTTTCTAAATTGTTTGATTCCGAGGAAATTGTACCTGTCAGGTTAAATGGAAGAAGCAGTGGTCGTTTTTGGAAACGAAGTGAAGAACAGCCGAGATTTAGACTCAGTGCCTTTGGCCGAGATTTCACTTTGAATTTAAATCCGGATAACAGTTTCTTATCTACTACACTGACAATTCAACGCATCAAAGCAAACGATCTCCACACTTTACGCAGCGCCTCAGGTGCCCATGGCAGAGAAACTTCTGAGACTGAAACGGACTTTCACAACTTGATAAACAAGACTGAAGAGATGGAAAGACATTTGAGAAGCTGTTTTTACTCGGGGACTGTGAACTCCAACCAAGATTCTGTTGTTGCGGTCAGTCTCTGTTATGGCATCCTTGGATCGTTTGTTACAGACGGGGATGAGTATTTAATTGAGCCCAAAGTGCTCGGctcagggagaagggagaggtccACTGAACAGTTACATTGTATCAAAAGGACGACACCCACAGAAGCACCACATGACACTCAAACTGCATTTGATCAACTGAGTGAGGAGAGTCGTGTAAAAGCTGACATGAACAGTTTTATTCACGATGAAAAAGATCCCGAGAGACAATTACGAGGGAAACGCTTTGTATCAGCACCACGATTTATTGAGACGCTGGTGGTTGCAGACTCGTCCATGACACATTTCTATGGAGATGAGATACAG CACTATATCCTGACCTTGGTCTCAATGGCTGCCCAGCTTTACAAACATCCCAGTATCAAGAACTCTGTCCACATGGTGGTGGtgaagatggtggtggtggaagaCGAGGAGGTTGGACCGTCACTCTCCAATAACGGGGGAGTCGCTCTGCGCAATTTCTGTGCCTGGCAACAACAGTTCAACCCAGCCAGCCAGAGGCATCCTGAGCACTACGACACTGCTCTACTTTTCACCCGAGAG GATATTTGTGGACATCAGAGTTGTGACACCCTAGGGGTTGCTGATGTGGGAACTGCGTGCGATCCAAAAAGGAGTTGCTCTGTCATTGAGGACAATGGACTTCAAGCAGCTTTCACTGCTGCCCATGAACTTG GCCACGTGCTGAGTATGCCACACGACGACTCCAAGAATTGCGAGAGGATGTTTGGGAATCTGGGCGGCCATCACATGATGGCCCCTCTGTTCATTCACCTCAACAAAACCTTCCCCTGGTCCCCTTGCAGCGCTCTCTACATCACAGAGTTCTTTGACAACGGACACG GCGACTGCCTCTTGGATCCACCGGAGAGCATCTTACCGTTACCCAGTGAACTCCCAGGCACCACATACAGCCTCGACCGCCAGTGTCAGCAGATGTTTGGGGAGGAGTTTGTGCACTGCCCCAACACCTCTGACAGTGATGTCTGCAGCCAGCTGTGGTGCAGGGAGGAGGGCAAGCCCCACTGCACCACCAATAATGGCAGCCTTCACTGGGCGGATGGCACCACGTGCGCCACCAACAGGAGCTGTCTGCACGGTGCATGCATGGCAGCCCACGAGGTCATGCAGCCAAAG GTGGTTGTGGATGGCGGCTGGGGTGCTTGGGGACCATGGCAACAGTGCTCCAGGACATGTGGAGGGGGTGTGGAGTTCTCCTACAGGGAGTGCACAGATCCCGTGCCCCAGAAGGGCGGCAAGTACTGTGAGGGCCAGAGAGTCCAGTACCAATCCTGCAACCCCCAGACGTGTGAGGAAAATG GGAAGAGTTTTAGAGAGGAGCAGTGTGAGAAGTACAACAGCTTCAACTATCTGGACATTCTTGGGAACATGAAGCAATGGATTCCAAAGTACGCTGGTGTGTCGCCCCGGGACAGATGTAAACTCTTCTGCCGGGCCAAAGGCAGCAGTGAATTCAAAGTCTTTGAAGCCAAG GTTATCGACGGCACGACATGTGGTCCCGACACTACGTCTCTCTGTGTACAAGGCCAATGTGTCAAGGCGGGCTGTGACCAAGAGATCGGCTCAAACAAGAGGCTTGACAAGTGTGGCTTGTGTGGTGGGGATGGCCTCAGTTGCAGGAAGATCACTGGTTCATACAACAAAGTCAC TTACGGATACAGCGACATTGTGACCATTCCTGTCGGGGCTACCAATATTGACATCAAACAGCGTAGCCATAGAAACATCACACACGATGGAAACTACCTGGCGGTCAAGCGAGAGAGCGGTGGCTACATACTGAATGGTAACTTCTCTGTGTCCACGGTGGAGCAGGATATCCCTGTTCTCGGGGCTGTGCTGAAGTACAGTGGCTCGTCCACCACCTTGGAGAGAATCCAGAGCTTCAGACAACTGAGGGAGGCCATCACCATCCAGTTGCTGGCCACTGCTGGGGAGGCATTTCCACCCAAGGTCAAATACACATTCTTTATCCCCAAAGATGTGTCTTTCACTAAATCCAAAGAGAAAAAGGCTTCGTTGCATATGATCCAGGCTTTCGGTGTGCCCCAGTGGCATTTGGGAAAATGGTCAGAGTGCTCCAAGAGTTGCAGCTCCGGGTGGTCCCGAAGGAACGTTGAATGCAGAGACAACGCTGGTTTCCATTCCAATACCTGCGATAAGGACCTGAAACCCACAGATATCAGACCCTGTGCTGATCTGCCATGCCCCATCTGGCAAATGGGGCCTTGGTCATCCTGTTCACGAACTTGTGGCCAGGGGGAACGCCGACGCAGTGTTGTCTGTATAGACTACACCGGCAAGACTGTCGAGTCGGAGAAGTGTGACGCTAACAAGCAACCTGCGCCAGTGTCGGGAGAGTGTGTTTACCAAGAGTGCTAG